The genomic region GTGCACAAATACTGTGTGCACGTATCTGACCCTTGCAACGCGCCGACTCAATAGGCCAGTGCCAGTGCTCCAACTCCAAACATCGAACGAAAAGCAACAAAACGAAAAACACGCAATATTCTCAACGCAGCAATTCGCAAGCATGACGGCCCCTTCTCACAACGACGTCTACTACCAGGCGCGCCTTGACTACATTCGGGGACTTTTGGGAGATCACTTTGGTCTTTCTAACGAGGTAAGCACTTCACAAGGCTGCAATCGAACTCGACAATATGGAGAGTCCAAGGTGGAGTCCAGTCTCCACATACCTATCTAATAATTGGTGAAATCGCAGAACATAGCGGAGACCAAGATCACACCGATTCAATACGAAGCCGACTTCCCCTTCAAATACAACAACTTCGTATACCGCCTCGAGTTTCCCGTCGACATATCCAATGACGGTCTTGAGCTGCTGGGATGCGTCCCCATTCCTGCAGGTGCTAGGTCGTTTATAATGCGCCTCAGCAACGCTGATGCTGAGGGCATGTACCAAGAGACCCGCGTACAGAATGAAGTCGCTATCCTTACCCTCGCCTCGGCGGCTCTTCGCCACATCAAGCCCAACATCGTCCCCCGCGTCTTCGGCTGGGGTGGTGCTAGTCAAGGGCGTTTGGGCTGGATCTTGCAGGACTTGATGCCCGGAGTGCCGCTTGATAACGTGTTTAGCCCAACCGCGTCCCTGGAACAAAAAACCGCGGTTCTGAGGCAGATGGCGGCTATTCTGAAGGCACTACAAGACTATCCGCTTCCCAAGAGCATTcagggctggggagggttgaCTTTTGACAGCAACGGTGCCATTGTCAGCGCGCCTATGCCTAGCGTCGGTGCCGGGCCATGGTCTTCCCTCGAAAATTCCTACCGAGGCCGACTCAAAGCCGCACTCGACAAGGCAGATAAAAACCCGTATCTAAAGGGATGGCGGCCGAACGGCATCAGAGACCGTGTCGATGATTTCATCGAGCGTGGCTTATCAGCACAATTCTCTGACCTGACATCTAGCCATGACAGGGCTATTATACACGCAGATTTCAGTAAGTCTTTTGTTCAATGTAACCTCCCTAGCGCTAACCTGAAGGTAAAAGCCTCGGACAATCTCCTCCACGACCCTGCGACAGGCCTAGTCACAGCGCTCCTCGACTACGACTTCAGCACTATTCTACACCCTGCCTACGAGTTCTTCCGCTCTTTTGGTCCCAACGGCGGTCGATTTACTGGCTGGATCGCCGACTCAGACCCAGAGGGACAAGAGTTGTTAGAACTTCGGAGAGCCAAGCTGACCGGAAAGTTTCCTTCACCTCTTCCAACACCTAGAGAGACTCCCAATGGTCCAGGGGTTGATTGGGAACTTGCGCAGGCgtgggaggatgagctgCAGAGAATAAATGTCAAGCGGCCTAGCACCATTCAGGGCATCGACAAACTTGCTGATGTCGACGAGCTCTTGGGATCCCTCACACCCTGGAGATTGATCAATACTGACTTTCTGAGGATGAATACGGATGAAGGCCAGAGAATGGCTTTGAGACGTATGGGTGAAGAGCAGCTTGTAGCCGTGTTGGATCATCTTAGGTTCTAGAAACAATTGATAGTACGTTACGGATCGTCTTAAGCGAGCCGGCGGAATTGACATGAATATTTGCTCCCCACCCCAGAAACCTA from Podospora bellae-mahoneyi strain CBS 112042 chromosome 4, whole genome shotgun sequence harbors:
- a CDS encoding hypothetical protein (COG:H; EggNog:ENOG503P11C), producing MTAPSHNDVYYQARLDYIRGLLGDHFGLSNENIAETKITPIQYEADFPFKYNNFVYRLEFPVDISNDGLELLGCVPIPAGARSFIMRLSNADAEGMYQETRVQNEVAILTLASAALRHIKPNIVPRVFGWGGASQGRLGWILQDLMPGVPLDNVFSPTASLEQKTAVLRQMAAILKALQDYPLPKSIQGWGGLTFDSNGAIVSAPMPSVGAGPWSSLENSYRGRLKAALDKADKNPYLKGWRPNGIRDRVDDFIERGLSAQFSDLTSSHDRAIIHADFTSDNLLHDPATGLVTALLDYDFSTILHPAYEFFRSFGPNGGRFTGWIADSDPEGQELLELRRAKLTGKFPSPLPTPRETPNGPGVDWELAQAWEDELQRINVKRPSTIQGIDKLADVDELLGSLTPWRLINTDFLRMNTDEGQRMALRRMGEEQLVAVLDHLRF